One window from the genome of Phycisphaerales bacterium encodes:
- a CDS encoding tetratricopeptide repeat protein, translated as MPIKPTQAIVVLLTIGVLALGLAGCAKERSAGEIRESANNAYDRGDYAKALAEWEEYARVYPVPLASDLGRGKALLALERPGDAITPLERVYRDDPMDEEKLDLLVAALFSSGEHDRLIALLRDRTRQPGTVEEYLRLARYAEEIGDPDEAERALLAGARVDRGQSVEPQLKLAEFYHGIGDTERALERYAMALWFDYTDATIAERIRALGETPGRTFVRVPREAVEEGLLPPDAAPPEPEPRG; from the coding sequence ATGCCGATCAAACCCACGCAAGCAATCGTCGTCCTGCTGACCATCGGAGTCCTGGCCCTCGGGCTGGCCGGGTGCGCCAAGGAACGATCCGCCGGAGAGATCCGCGAGTCGGCCAACAACGCCTACGACCGGGGCGATTACGCCAAGGCCCTTGCCGAGTGGGAGGAGTATGCCCGCGTGTACCCCGTGCCGTTGGCATCAGACCTCGGCCGCGGAAAGGCGCTGCTGGCCCTCGAGCGACCGGGCGACGCCATCACGCCGCTCGAGCGCGTCTACCGCGACGACCCTATGGATGAAGAGAAACTGGACCTGCTGGTGGCGGCCCTGTTCAGCTCGGGCGAGCACGACCGGCTGATTGCGCTCCTGCGTGACCGAACCCGACAGCCCGGCACGGTCGAGGAGTACCTGCGGCTGGCCCGCTACGCCGAGGAAATTGGCGACCCCGACGAGGCAGAGCGTGCGTTGCTGGCGGGGGCACGCGTCGACCGCGGGCAGAGCGTCGAGCCGCAGCTCAAGCTGGCCGAGTTCTACCACGGCATCGGTGACACCGAGCGGGCCCTGGAGCGATACGCCATGGCTCTGTGGTTCGACTACACCGATGCGACGATCGCCGAGCGAATCCGTGCTCTGGGCGAGACGCCGGGTCGGACGTTCGTGCGGGTGCCGCGGGAGGCCGTGGAGGAGGGCCTGCTGCCGCCGGACGCTGCCCCGCCGGAACCCGAGCCTCGGGGGTAA
- a CDS encoding fibro-slime domain-containing protein: protein MRNGQSSRRIVRAAGAVGVAGIVALAGGATVASAQVGQASDPYADLPTELTLTGTVRDFRPNNEGGHPDFQRYNTGLRVGWVAFELDSDGKPTLREGAGKGFKISGSFKDEQGRAMFPFARDVDYMDSREGDRFGSLNAQSGSVYTSAESFGQWFRTVPGVNLAKPVDITLTREQGTDRYVFHAHDDRSQDGIQGFFPIDEQLYGNPAGDRWGHNYHFTYELATKFIYDEDADNTFTFYGDDDVWVFIDGKMVIDIGGVHGAVSQTVDLSRLNFLEDGGEYELKVFFAERHYTRSNFRIETTLRLRTVELPSNSASFD from the coding sequence ATGCGAAATGGTCAATCTTCTCGCCGGATCGTGCGGGCCGCGGGCGCGGTCGGCGTGGCCGGCATCGTCGCTCTGGCCGGTGGCGCCACGGTGGCAAGTGCACAGGTCGGGCAGGCTTCGGATCCGTACGCGGATCTGCCGACCGAACTGACGCTGACCGGTACGGTCCGCGACTTCCGTCCCAACAACGAGGGCGGCCACCCGGACTTCCAGCGGTACAACACCGGCCTGCGTGTCGGCTGGGTCGCCTTCGAGCTGGACTCGGACGGCAAGCCCACGCTGCGCGAGGGCGCCGGCAAGGGATTCAAGATCAGCGGCAGCTTCAAGGACGAACAAGGCCGCGCCATGTTCCCCTTCGCCCGCGACGTCGACTACATGGACTCGCGTGAGGGCGATCGCTTCGGCTCGCTGAACGCACAGAGCGGCAGCGTGTACACCAGTGCCGAGAGCTTCGGCCAGTGGTTCCGCACGGTGCCGGGCGTCAACCTGGCCAAGCCGGTCGACATCACCCTGACCCGTGAGCAGGGCACGGACCGCTACGTGTTCCATGCCCATGACGATCGGAGCCAGGACGGCATCCAGGGCTTCTTCCCCATCGACGAGCAGCTGTACGGCAACCCCGCCGGCGACCGCTGGGGCCACAACTACCACTTCACGTACGAGCTGGCCACGAAGTTCATCTACGACGAGGACGCGGACAACACGTTCACGTTCTACGGCGATGACGACGTGTGGGTGTTCATCGACGGCAAGATGGTGATCGACATCGGCGGCGTCCACGGCGCCGTCAGCCAGACGGTCGACCTGAGCCGCCTGAACTTCCTGGAGGACGGCGGCGAGTACGAGCTGAAGGTGTTCTTCGCCGAGAGGCACTACACCCGCTCGAACTTCCGCATCGAGACCACGCTGCGGCTGCGCACCGTCGAGTTGCCCAGCAACAGCGCGTCGTTCGACTGA
- the queF gene encoding preQ(1) synthase, with product MPDASLLESFPTPVDTPFVVEHVAEEFTSLCPKTGHPDFGEVIVVFEPAAGSAGGVCVELKSLKLYLQSFRDEGIFYEAVTNRIRDDLSALMKPNWMRITTNWRGRGGIRSVIRADHGPVPPHVV from the coding sequence ATGCCCGATGCGAGCCTCCTGGAGTCGTTCCCCACGCCCGTTGATACGCCGTTCGTCGTCGAGCACGTGGCCGAAGAGTTCACGTCGCTGTGCCCCAAGACCGGTCATCCCGACTTCGGCGAGGTGATCGTCGTGTTCGAGCCCGCGGCGGGCTCGGCGGGCGGCGTGTGCGTCGAGCTCAAGAGCCTGAAGCTGTACCTGCAGAGCTTCCGCGACGAGGGCATCTTCTACGAGGCCGTCACCAATCGCATCCGCGACGATCTTTCGGCTCTCATGAAGCCCAACTGGATGCGCATCACCACCAACTGGCGCGGCCGCGGGGGCATTCGATCGGTCATCCGGGCCGACCACGGTCCCGTGCCACCGCACGTCGTCTGA
- the ahcY gene encoding adenosylhomocysteinase, giving the protein MATKRNTNMTTLTTDVAETGRGQLQYKVKDLNLAESGRKEIRLAEDEMPGLIALREKYGSKKPLKGVKVAGSLHMTVQTAVLIETLVELGADVRWCSCNIFSTADNAAAAVVVGRPEDGGTPENPAGTPVFAWKGETLAEYWWCTKQMLTWPDGSGPDQIVDDGGDATLLLLKGQEFEKAGSVPAFNEDKDPEEYKHILNTIRDTIDSSPGWFSKVTPEVKGVSEETTTGVHRLYQFAEKGSLPFPAINVNDSVTKSKFDNVYGCRHSLIDGLNRATDVMLSGKVAVVCGYGDVGKGCVQSLRGQGCRVIVTEIDPICALQASMEGLEVKTLEDFIETADIFITTTGNKDIITLEHMKRMKDKAIVGNIGHFDNEIQMEKLMRDGDVERRNIRPQYDEFFFKSMDKSILVLAEGRLLNLGCATGHPSFVMSASFTNQVIAQIELHENLENYENKVYVLPKHLDEMVARLHLDKLGVKLTKMSQDQAEYLGVPVEGPYKPDHYRY; this is encoded by the coding sequence ATGGCAACGAAGAGGAACACCAACATGACGACGCTGACCACCGACGTGGCCGAGACGGGCCGGGGCCAACTGCAGTACAAGGTCAAGGACCTGAACCTCGCCGAGAGCGGCCGCAAGGAGATCCGCCTGGCCGAGGACGAGATGCCCGGCTTGATCGCGCTGCGTGAGAAGTACGGCAGCAAGAAGCCGCTCAAGGGCGTCAAGGTCGCCGGCAGCCTGCACATGACGGTGCAGACCGCCGTGCTGATCGAGACGCTCGTCGAGCTCGGCGCCGACGTCCGCTGGTGCTCGTGCAACATCTTCAGCACGGCCGACAACGCGGCCGCCGCGGTCGTGGTTGGTCGCCCCGAGGACGGCGGCACCCCCGAGAACCCCGCCGGCACGCCCGTCTTCGCCTGGAAGGGCGAGACGCTGGCCGAGTACTGGTGGTGCACCAAGCAGATGCTGACCTGGCCCGACGGCAGCGGTCCCGACCAGATCGTCGACGACGGCGGCGACGCCACGCTGCTGCTTCTCAAGGGCCAGGAGTTCGAGAAGGCCGGCAGCGTCCCCGCCTTCAACGAGGACAAGGACCCGGAGGAGTACAAGCACATCCTCAATACCATCCGGGACACGATTGACTCCAGCCCCGGCTGGTTCAGCAAGGTGACCCCCGAGGTCAAGGGCGTCAGCGAGGAGACCACCACGGGCGTCCACCGCCTCTACCAGTTCGCCGAGAAGGGCTCGCTGCCCTTCCCCGCCATCAACGTCAACGACAGCGTCACCAAGAGCAAGTTCGACAACGTCTACGGCTGCCGCCACAGCCTGATCGACGGGCTCAACCGCGCCACCGACGTCATGCTCAGCGGCAAGGTCGCGGTCGTCTGCGGCTACGGCGACGTGGGCAAGGGCTGCGTGCAGAGCCTGCGCGGCCAGGGCTGCCGCGTGATCGTCACCGAGATCGACCCGATCTGCGCCTTGCAGGCGTCGATGGAGGGCCTGGAGGTCAAGACCCTCGAGGACTTCATCGAGACCGCCGACATCTTCATCACGACGACCGGCAACAAGGACATCATCACGCTCGAGCACATGAAGCGGATGAAGGACAAGGCCATCGTCGGCAACATCGGGCACTTCGATAACGAGATCCAGATGGAGAAGCTGATGCGCGACGGCGACGTCGAGCGTCGCAACATCCGCCCGCAGTACGACGAGTTCTTCTTCAAGAGCATGGACAAGAGCATCCTCGTGCTCGCCGAGGGCCGCCTGCTGAACCTCGGCTGCGCCACCGGCCACCCCAGCTTCGTGATGAGCGCGAGCTTCACCAACCAGGTGATCGCCCAGATCGAGCTGCACGAGAACCTCGAGAACTACGAGAACAAGGTCTACGTGCTGCCCAAGCACCTCGACGAGATGGTCGCGCGTTTGCACCTGGACAAGCTGGGCGTGAAGCTCACGAAGATGAGCCAGGACCAGGCCGAGTACCTGGGCGTTCCGGTCGAGGGCCCGTACAAGCCCGATCACTATCGTTATTAA
- the ychF gene encoding redox-regulated ATPase YchF, whose protein sequence is MDAGIVGLPNVGKSTLFNALTNAGALAANYPFATIEPNVGIVPIPDPNLARIEKHITTQKVVPAAMRLVDIAGLVRGASEGAGKGNAFLSNIREVDAIAQVVRCFHKAPGGEEILHVDGSVDPMRDIDTINSELLLADLQAVESALSKAERAARSREPEAVARFAVLQKIQPVLDEGRPARVIADSIMDAEQRKAWRGLGLITAKPILYIANVDEGDVNGEGELAQKVKAHAESEGNACVPVCAKIESELAELDPADKAEMLADYGMDEPALSKLAREAYRLLGLQSFYTAGEKEIRAWTVRQGATAPQAAGVIHTDFERGFIRANIYGVDVLDQYGSEKAIKEAGKMRVEGKDYVMQDGDVCHFLFNV, encoded by the coding sequence ATGGACGCAGGCATCGTCGGACTGCCCAACGTCGGCAAGTCGACCCTCTTCAACGCCCTGACCAACGCCGGCGCCCTGGCGGCCAACTACCCCTTTGCCACCATCGAGCCCAACGTCGGGATCGTGCCCATTCCCGATCCCAACCTCGCCCGCATCGAGAAGCACATCACCACGCAGAAGGTCGTTCCGGCCGCCATGCGCCTGGTCGACATCGCCGGGCTGGTGCGCGGCGCCAGCGAGGGAGCGGGCAAGGGCAACGCCTTCCTCAGCAACATCCGCGAGGTCGACGCGATCGCCCAGGTCGTCCGCTGCTTCCACAAGGCTCCGGGCGGCGAAGAGATCCTGCACGTCGACGGCTCGGTCGACCCCATGCGCGACATCGACACGATCAACAGCGAACTGCTGCTGGCCGATCTCCAGGCCGTCGAGAGCGCGCTCTCCAAGGCCGAGCGTGCGGCCCGCAGCCGCGAGCCCGAGGCGGTCGCACGCTTCGCGGTGCTGCAGAAGATCCAGCCGGTGCTGGACGAGGGCCGGCCGGCACGCGTCATCGCCGATTCGATCATGGACGCGGAGCAGCGCAAGGCATGGCGTGGGCTGGGGCTCATCACAGCAAAGCCCATCCTGTACATCGCCAACGTCGACGAGGGCGACGTGAATGGCGAGGGCGAGCTGGCCCAGAAGGTCAAGGCACACGCGGAAAGCGAGGGCAACGCGTGCGTGCCCGTGTGCGCGAAGATCGAGAGCGAGTTGGCCGAGCTCGACCCGGCGGACAAGGCCGAGATGCTCGCAGACTACGGCATGGACGAGCCCGCGCTCAGCAAGCTCGCACGAGAGGCGTATCGCTTGCTGGGCTTGCAGAGCTTCTATACGGCCGGCGAGAAGGAGATCCGCGCCTGGACCGTCCGCCAGGGCGCGACAGCCCCGCAGGCTGCCGGCGTCATCCACACCGACTTCGAGCGTGGGTTCATCCGCGCGAACATCTACGGCGTCGACGTGCTCGACCAGTACGGCAGCGAGAAGGCCATCAAGGAAGCGGGCAAGATGCGCGTCGAGGGGAAGGACTACGTCATGCAGGACGGCGACGTGTGTCACTTCCTGTTCAACGTATAG
- a CDS encoding metalloregulator ArsR/SmtB family transcription factor → MKTADALSDIAAALSAIADGVRLRMLRVLEAEELAVGEIAQVLQLPQSTVSRRLKLLAEHGWVQRRAAGTATLYRCVSDDLPPELRGVWGQVREATSGGELEADMRRLRAVIADRRPGSAAFFGRVGAEWDDVSRELFGERYAGEALASLLPTNMVVADIGCGTGVFTGMLAPVASRVIGIDREPTMLDAARTRLGTPENVELLLGDAEQLPLEDGSVDLAVFGLVLHHLERPEAALRDAARVLSPGGRVLIVDMLPHAREEFRLEMGHRWLGISQTQLEAWATAVGLVINGHRTLRSSPIARGPEVFAATATLQSDGA, encoded by the coding sequence ATGAAGACCGCCGACGCACTTAGTGACATCGCCGCTGCCCTGTCGGCCATCGCCGACGGGGTTCGGCTGCGCATGCTCAGGGTGCTCGAGGCGGAAGAGCTCGCCGTCGGCGAGATCGCGCAGGTGCTGCAACTCCCTCAATCGACGGTCAGCCGGCGGCTGAAGCTGCTGGCCGAGCACGGCTGGGTGCAGCGGCGTGCGGCGGGCACCGCGACGCTCTATCGCTGCGTAAGCGACGACCTGCCGCCCGAGCTTCGCGGCGTGTGGGGACAAGTCCGCGAGGCGACTAGCGGCGGTGAACTCGAGGCGGACATGCGTCGGCTGCGGGCGGTGATCGCCGACCGCCGGCCGGGCTCGGCGGCCTTCTTCGGCCGCGTCGGCGCCGAGTGGGACGACGTCAGCCGCGAACTGTTCGGCGAGCGGTACGCGGGCGAGGCGCTCGCATCGCTCCTGCCCACCAACATGGTCGTCGCCGACATCGGCTGTGGCACGGGCGTATTCACGGGCATGCTGGCGCCAGTGGCCTCGCGGGTGATCGGCATCGATCGCGAGCCCACCATGCTTGACGCCGCGCGTACCCGCCTCGGCACTCCAGAAAACGTTGAACTGCTTCTCGGGGATGCCGAGCAGCTCCCGCTCGAAGACGGCAGCGTCGACCTCGCAGTGTTCGGGCTCGTGCTGCATCATCTCGAGCGCCCCGAGGCGGCGCTGCGGGACGCGGCACGTGTCCTAAGCCCGGGCGGGCGTGTGTTGATCGTCGACATGCTGCCGCACGCCCGCGAGGAGTTTCGCCTCGAGATGGGGCATCGCTGGCTCGGCATATCGCAGACGCAGCTCGAGGCGTGGGCGACCGCTGTCGGGCTCGTGATCAACGGACATCGCACGCTCCGAAGCTCGCCAATCGCGCGAGGGCCCGAGGTCTTTGCTGCGACCGCAACGCTACAGAGCGACGGGGCATGA
- the asnB gene encoding asparagine synthase (glutamine-hydrolyzing) yields MCGIVAIVRGAGADLSVTDRQALRVRDSLAHRGPDGAGVWRAPGVFLGQRRLEVIAPGEAGRQPMLSRDGRWVLVYNGELYNDPSLRRELAALGLEPDSPSDTATVCQALSAWGPQGLRRCRGMFAIVAYDTVERRLVMARDPLGIKPLCYAWAQPHDGGGPELVVASEVPALFEHPHLSPRVDPLGLAAYLCTIRLSTEGRTLFEGVSMLPPGRVLEFDLSASDVPSESWDLPIEGVGDLDTRQLVEDSVAQHLRSDVPVCVLLSGGLDSTIIAATTRAHRLSLPTFGAGGDEDNREGDAAHAAWLADRWDMPHRSIRMTRERFIAGVRTLIERTGQPVSTPNETAIHALGCAIRAGGCKVALTGEGADELFGGYHGPLQQAIDYIDAGGDDPAVAFLVQNAWVAPQLLPRVLSPKLARIAEFGGWLVQAYRDAYEQEAARPGPSLGPRDEALRAHMRLVRRTNLTGLLQRVDSALSQSGVEGRTPLADRVVASHADALPMDQKFDPSLPPERGTKIALRSAFAGIVPEEILYRRKASFPLPFQGWLTPLFDEIGRHPIVDEFFERTAWAAVAQDPAANWQLAWPMINIAMWGRRWFS; encoded by the coding sequence GTGTGCGGCATCGTTGCGATAGTCCGGGGCGCCGGAGCCGACCTTTCGGTCACCGACCGTCAGGCACTCCGCGTCCGCGACTCGTTGGCCCATCGAGGCCCCGACGGCGCCGGGGTGTGGCGCGCGCCAGGGGTCTTCCTGGGCCAGCGACGCCTCGAGGTCATCGCACCGGGCGAGGCCGGACGGCAACCCATGCTGTCTCGCGATGGCCGCTGGGTGCTGGTCTACAACGGCGAGCTCTACAACGACCCGTCGCTGCGACGCGAGTTGGCCGCCCTCGGGCTCGAGCCCGACTCCCCCAGCGACACGGCGACCGTCTGCCAGGCATTGAGCGCGTGGGGTCCGCAGGGCCTGCGCCGGTGCCGCGGCATGTTCGCGATCGTGGCGTACGACACGGTCGAGCGGCGGCTCGTCATGGCGCGCGATCCGCTGGGCATCAAGCCACTGTGCTACGCCTGGGCGCAGCCGCATGACGGCGGCGGCCCAGAACTCGTCGTCGCGAGCGAAGTCCCCGCGCTCTTCGAGCACCCCCACCTGTCGCCGAGGGTCGATCCGCTCGGCTTGGCGGCGTACTTGTGCACGATCCGGCTGAGTACCGAGGGACGCACGCTGTTCGAGGGCGTCTCGATGCTGCCGCCCGGCCGCGTCCTCGAATTCGATCTCTCAGCCAGCGACGTGCCGTCCGAATCGTGGGACCTGCCCATCGAGGGAGTTGGCGATCTCGATACGAGGCAGCTCGTCGAGGACTCGGTGGCCCAGCACCTGCGATCGGACGTGCCCGTGTGCGTGCTGCTCAGCGGCGGGCTCGACAGCACGATCATCGCCGCGACCACGCGAGCCCACCGCCTGAGCCTCCCGACGTTCGGCGCGGGCGGAGACGAGGATAACCGCGAGGGAGACGCCGCACACGCGGCGTGGCTGGCGGATCGATGGGACATGCCGCACCGCTCGATCCGCATGACGCGCGAGCGGTTCATCGCCGGCGTGCGCACGCTGATCGAGCGAACAGGCCAGCCCGTGAGCACGCCCAACGAGACGGCCATCCACGCCCTGGGCTGCGCCATCCGAGCCGGCGGGTGCAAGGTGGCGCTGACGGGCGAGGGGGCCGACGAGCTCTTCGGCGGGTACCACGGCCCGCTGCAGCAAGCCATCGACTACATCGACGCCGGCGGCGACGACCCGGCGGTCGCCTTCCTCGTCCAGAACGCGTGGGTCGCGCCCCAGCTCTTGCCGCGCGTGCTCAGCCCGAAGCTCGCGCGCATCGCCGAGTTCGGCGGCTGGCTCGTGCAGGCGTACCGCGATGCGTATGAGCAGGAGGCGGCGCGCCCGGGCCCATCGCTCGGTCCACGCGACGAGGCCCTCCGGGCGCACATGCGGCTGGTCCGGCGGACCAACCTGACGGGCCTGCTGCAGCGCGTCGATAGTGCGCTCTCGCAGTCGGGCGTGGAAGGCCGTACGCCGCTGGCCGATCGGGTGGTGGCAAGCCATGCCGACGCCCTGCCGATGGACCAGAAGTTCGACCCTTCGCTGCCGCCCGAGCGCGGTACGAAGATCGCGCTGCGGTCGGCGTTCGCAGGCATCGTGCCCGAAGAAATCCTGTACCGCCGCAAGGCCAGCTTCCCGCTGCCGTTCCAGGGATGGCTCACGCCGCTCTTCGATGAGATTGGTCGCCACCCCATCGTCGATGAGTTCTTCGAGCGCACGGCCTGGGCGGCGGTAGCGCAGGACCCGGCCGCCAATTGGCAGCTCGCCTGGCCCATGATCAACATCGCGATGTGGGGACGCCGCTGGTTCAGCTAG
- a CDS encoding PilZ domain-containing protein, protein MNDVFRSHDHWLQASNRRGVGRIEIRHLRTSLGRVVDISPGGIRVRGKPWPPLETYGPFEVELHGMPEVLPLRVTLAWVSRPTMFSREIGLAYVDLSDHAKHALGGLFAACEDLTRARAGSAAS, encoded by the coding sequence ATGAACGACGTCTTTCGCTCCCACGATCACTGGCTGCAGGCGTCCAATCGCCGTGGCGTCGGCCGGATCGAGATCCGACACTTGCGTACGAGCCTTGGTCGGGTCGTGGACATCAGCCCCGGAGGCATCCGCGTACGAGGCAAGCCATGGCCGCCGCTGGAGACCTACGGGCCCTTCGAGGTGGAATTGCACGGCATGCCCGAAGTGTTGCCGCTAAGGGTCACGCTCGCTTGGGTCAGCCGACCGACGATGTTTTCCCGCGAGATCGGGCTCGCGTACGTCGATCTCAGCGACCACGCGAAGCATGCGCTCGGCGGCCTGTTTGCCGCTTGCGAGGACCTGACTCGCGCCCGGGCCGGCAGTGCGGCTAGCTGA
- a CDS encoding LON peptidase substrate-binding domain-containing protein — MSDEIAIQVNFGKPMPLFPLGVVALMPQQVAPFHIFEPRYRQMIGDALDGSGQIAMATYDTRNLEAFDYTGDSLPLRPAVCIGQVFQHEKLPDGHYNILLQGICRARIIDEQPPDDERHYRTAYLEPLDLPGQDPNGLETARQKLTEHLTAWPLQQLRTASWVVERLENEQIPDSAAFELVCFSLFTDPELRYQLLAEPDAERRVRLVELALQDMARIIRNAAAQHPERWPKGVSWN, encoded by the coding sequence ATGAGCGACGAGATCGCCATCCAGGTCAACTTCGGCAAGCCGATGCCGCTCTTCCCGCTTGGCGTGGTCGCGCTCATGCCGCAGCAGGTCGCGCCCTTCCACATCTTCGAGCCGAGGTACCGGCAGATGATCGGCGACGCGCTCGATGGCTCGGGCCAGATCGCGATGGCGACCTACGACACGAGGAATCTCGAGGCCTTCGACTACACGGGAGACTCGCTTCCGCTGCGGCCGGCCGTGTGCATCGGCCAGGTCTTCCAGCACGAAAAGCTGCCCGATGGCCACTACAACATCCTGCTCCAGGGCATCTGCCGGGCCCGGATCATCGACGAGCAGCCGCCCGACGACGAGCGGCACTACCGCACCGCGTACCTCGAGCCGCTCGACCTGCCGGGCCAGGATCCCAACGGCCTCGAGACCGCCCGGCAGAAGCTGACCGAGCACCTCACCGCCTGGCCGCTCCAGCAGCTCCGCACCGCGTCGTGGGTCGTTGAGCGCCTGGAGAACGAGCAGATCCCCGACTCGGCCGCGTTCGAGCTGGTCTGCTTTTCGCTGTTTACCGATCCCGAGTTGCGGTACCAGTTGCTGGCCGAGCCCGACGCCGAACGGCGTGTGCGGCTCGTCGAGCTTGCACTGCAGGACATGGCCCGCATCATCCGCAACGCCGCGGCGCAACACCCCGAGCGCTGGCCCAAGGGCGTGAGCTGGAACTGA
- a CDS encoding HD domain-containing protein, whose protein sequence is MAGTQKRVLLSDVGEGEHVSGPFAIINAQLGKTRTDKLYLRCLLSDKSGTAPGRMWSIDESAYNRLPAEGFVWVEGDAQAYQGEMQIIIQSIDPFDPNEEMIRELLPASKRDPEEMFAELRAIFDTLEHPAAKRLAMAFFEDEPLMSAFRTAPAAKVLHHAYLGGLLEHTLQLCNLADRMLTLYPDLNRDLVLLGLLLHDMAKTRELKYDRAFDYSDRGLLVGHIVDGVILLREKAYAQGIDMPPEAIMVLEHIILSHHGVPEFGAAKVPSTPEAIFVSNLDDLDAKTEMALVAAKRDRSEGPDLRGPFTEKHWALNTRVYRPDPLRE, encoded by the coding sequence ATGGCCGGAACCCAGAAGCGAGTGCTGCTCTCCGACGTCGGCGAGGGCGAGCACGTCAGCGGCCCGTTCGCCATCATCAACGCCCAGCTCGGCAAGACGCGCACCGACAAGCTCTACCTGCGCTGCCTGCTCTCGGACAAGTCGGGAACGGCGCCGGGCCGGATGTGGTCGATCGATGAATCGGCGTACAACCGGCTACCGGCCGAGGGCTTCGTGTGGGTCGAGGGCGACGCCCAGGCCTACCAGGGCGAGATGCAGATCATCATCCAGTCGATCGATCCCTTCGATCCGAACGAGGAGATGATCCGCGAGCTGCTACCCGCCTCGAAGCGCGACCCCGAGGAGATGTTCGCCGAGCTGCGCGCGATCTTCGACACGCTCGAGCACCCGGCGGCCAAGCGGCTGGCGATGGCGTTCTTCGAGGACGAGCCGCTCATGTCGGCCTTCCGCACCGCACCAGCGGCCAAGGTGCTCCACCACGCCTACTTGGGCGGACTGCTCGAGCACACGCTCCAGCTCTGCAACCTGGCCGACCGCATGCTCACGCTGTACCCCGACCTGAATCGCGACCTCGTCCTGCTCGGGCTCTTGCTGCACGACATGGCCAAGACGCGTGAGCTCAAGTATGACCGCGCATTCGACTACTCCGATCGGGGCCTGCTCGTCGGCCACATCGTGGATGGCGTCATCCTATTGCGGGAGAAGGCCTACGCCCAGGGCATCGACATGCCACCCGAGGCCATCATGGTGCTCGAGCACATCATCCTTTCGCACCACGGCGTGCCCGAATTCGGGGCGGCCAAGGTTCCCTCGACCCCCGAGGCGATCTTCGTCTCGAACCTCGACGACCTGGACGCCAAGACCGAGATGGCCCTCGTCGCCGCGAAGCGTGACCGCTCGGAAGGACCCGACCTGCGCGGCCCGTTCACCGAGAAGCACTGGGCCCTGAACACGCGGGTGTACCGGCCGGACCCCTTGCGCGAATAG
- the tpiA gene encoding triose-phosphate isomerase encodes MSTPTGTKRRPFIGGNWKMNTTRGQALELAADVGRAVSDVGGSGAQVAIYPPFVWLETIRSSVGATGLLLGAQDCSPHGNGAFTGDVSLEMLKECGVSTVLIGHSERRHGLKEPEERIAAKLKAVLGAGLTAVLCIGETLKERESGRTDEVNEAQLRSALAGTNIVRNDLLVIAYEPVWAIGTGKTASASDAQAAHERIRSVLGTVLGGSAADAIRVIYGGSMKPGNAEELMGQPDIDGGLIGGASLKADDFLAIVNAAKA; translated from the coding sequence ATGAGCACCCCCACCGGCACGAAGCGCCGCCCCTTCATCGGCGGCAACTGGAAGATGAACACGACGAGGGGCCAGGCCCTCGAGCTGGCCGCCGACGTCGGCCGGGCGGTGAGCGACGTGGGGGGGAGCGGGGCGCAGGTCGCCATCTACCCGCCCTTCGTGTGGCTCGAGACCATCCGCTCGAGCGTGGGCGCGACCGGGCTGCTGCTGGGCGCCCAGGACTGCTCGCCCCACGGCAACGGGGCGTTTACCGGCGACGTCTCGCTCGAGATGCTCAAGGAGTGCGGCGTGAGCACCGTGCTCATCGGCCACAGCGAGCGGCGGCACGGGCTGAAGGAACCCGAGGAACGCATCGCCGCCAAGCTCAAGGCCGTGCTGGGCGCGGGATTGACGGCCGTCCTGTGCATCGGCGAGACGCTCAAGGAGCGCGAGTCGGGCCGGACCGACGAAGTGAACGAGGCCCAGCTCCGCTCGGCCCTCGCGGGCACCAACATCGTCCGCAACGATCTGCTGGTCATCGCCTACGAGCCCGTCTGGGCCATCGGCACCGGCAAGACCGCGAGCGCGAGCGACGCCCAGGCCGCCCACGAGCGCATCCGCTCGGTCCTCGGCACCGTGCTGGGGGGCAGCGCGGCCGACGCGATCCGAGTCATCTACGGCGGCTCGATGAAGCCGGGCAACGCCGAAGAACTGATGGGCCAGCCCGACATCGACGGCGGCCTCATCGGCGGCGCATCCCTGAAGGCCGACGACTTCCTCGCCATCGTCAACGCCGCAAAGGCATAA